One Nicotiana tomentosiformis chromosome 4, ASM39032v3, whole genome shotgun sequence genomic window carries:
- the LOC138909483 gene encoding uncharacterized protein, whose translation MDSGCSKQMTGSTNDFLSLKALQGGNVSFGNGKQRYILGVGRIGKSLSHSIENVYYVNGLKYNLLSVSQICDKENKVEFVSKICTVTNLMTGEVVLVAKRYKNIYVIDFESIQNGDFSCLNAVDDDSELWHRRLGHARFILLNKLFKKDLVRGMHNSGFKNHKVCDACVKGKSKDETFEVFVAFVKKIQVKMSHNVVSIRSGYAPRTPQQKGVMERKNRTLEVVARIVLIDSGIANAFGLKPSTLHATL comes from the exons atggatagtggctgctcgaAGCAGATGACTGGAAGCAcaaatgatttcctttcactcaaagccctgcaaggagggaATGTGTCCTTTGGAAACGGCAAACAAagatacattctgggagttggaaggattgggAAGTCTCTTTCTCACTCAATTGAAAATGTGTACTACGTGAATGGGTTGAAGTACAACTTACTGAGTGTCTCCCAAATATGTGACAAGGAAAACAAagtggaatttgtgtcaaaaataTGCACGGTCACAAATCTTATGACTGGTGAAGTGGTTTTGGTAGCTAAAAGATATAAAAACATCTATGTTATTGACTTTGAATCCATTCAAAATGGGGATTTCAGTTGTCTGAATGCTGTAGATGATGATTCTGAACTATGGCATAGAAGACTGGGTCATGCAAGATTTATATTGCTGAATAAATTGTTCAAGAAGGACCTAGTTCGTGGCATGCACAACTCAGGCTTCAAGaatcacaaggtgtgtgatgcatgtgtaaaaggaAA ATCCAAGGATGAAACCTTTGAAGTATTTGTTGCATTTGTGAAGAAGATCCAGGTGAAGATGAGCCATAATGTAGTAAGTATAAGGTCAGGTTATG ctccaagaacacctcaacaaaaggGTGTTATGGAGAGGAAGAATAGGACCCTTGAAGTTGTGGCAAGAATAGTGTTGATTGACAGTGGCATTGCAAATGCTTTTGGGCTGAAGCCATCAACACTGCATGCTACTTTGTGA
- the LOC138909484 gene encoding uncharacterized protein: MVRRNGGNPKRGNSSKQRGYELCHKCGKSGHFIKDFPLLKQDQYKHNTNKAAKRNQVPDKLFKRKDVADNVLKQALAAWGDSSSESGEDDEKGDNSMIAVESEATNMTLSLT, from the coding sequence ATGGTTCGTAGAAATGGAGGTAATCCAAAACGGGGCAACTCCAGCAAGCAAAGAGGCTATGAACTATGTCATAAGTGTGGGAAGTCAGgacatttcatcaaagatttcccTCTTCTCAAGCAAGATCAGTACAAACACAACACAAACAAAGCAGCtaagaggaaccaggttcctgacAAACTGTTCAAAAGAAAAGATGTTGCTGACAACGTTCTGAAACAAGCTCTCGCTGCATGGGGAGACTCTTCCAGCGAATCTGGAGAAGATGATGAAAAAGGCGACAACTCCATGATTGCAGTAGAAAGTGAAGCAACTAATATGACTCTATCTTTGACCTGA